In one Fibrobacterota bacterium genomic region, the following are encoded:
- a CDS encoding VOC family protein, protein MQLKFASLMVEDQESALKFYVEKAGFRKMADIPMGQYRWLTVASPDGVAGMELVLEPMSFAAAKDFQKAMYKAGIPSTAFVTRDISAEVRRLRENGVAFRGEPKRTGPIQSVLFDDTCGNLINLVQPD, encoded by the coding sequence ATGCAACTCAAGTTCGCCAGCCTCATGGTCGAAGATCAGGAATCCGCCCTGAAGTTCTACGTCGAGAAGGCCGGCTTCCGGAAGATGGCCGACATCCCCATGGGCCAATACCGGTGGCTTACCGTGGCTTCCCCCGATGGCGTCGCGGGCATGGAATTGGTGCTAGAGCCCATGAGTTTCGCCGCCGCCAAGGATTTCCAGAAGGCCATGTACAAGGCAGGCATTCCCTCCACCGCCTTCGTGACCAGGGATATCTCCGCCGAGGTGCGCCGCTTGCGGGAGAACGGGGTGGCTTTCCGGGGCGAGCCCAAACGGACCGGGCCCATCCAATCGGTTTTGTTCGACGATACCTGCGGTAACCTCATCAATCTGGTGCAACCGGACTAA
- a CDS encoding carbon starvation protein A: MSGPKRFFSAAVWIGVALLGASAYAILALHRGEPLNAIWLLAAAACSYAIGYRFYSKWLSAKVLLLDERRATPAMVHEDGKDFVRTNKWIVFGHHFAAISGPGPLVGPVLAAQFGYLPGALWLMIGVVLGGAVQDFLILFCSIRRGGKSLGEMVQEEIGKPAGAIAMLAILSIMIILIAVLGLVVVKALAGSPWGTFTIAATIPIALLMGVYLRFLRPGKVLEVSVIGVFLLLLSVWGGKFVYASPSLSAAFNFTGPALAWIIIGYGLAASILPVWLLLAPRDYLSTFMKLGTIAALALGILVVLPVLQLPPLTRFIDGTGPVFAGKIFPFCFITIACGAISGFHALIASGTTPKLITRETYARPVGYGCMLLESSVAVMALIAAATLEPGAYFAINAPAAAVGATAEAAVKTITDWGFPVTTESMAALAHAVGEPTLFGRAGGAPTLALGMAKIFSSALGGDALMGLWYHFAIMFEALFILTTVDAGTRVGRFLLQAFLGQFWKPLADTRSYAANLLASGLLVAAWGYFLYQGVIDPQGGINSLWPLFGIANQLLAVVALCLATTVILKMARPRHALATVLPLAWLSVVTFTAGFQKIFSASPKIGFLAAARKLAGDIAAGTVPAEKLALTHRLIFNQRLDAAVAAAFLLLVGGILVTSVLRWIGLAFGGSEKDLRETAPVWLEAEILAVERASGFFGWMWAALLLMVTVLRHLAGEGPAHLASPLSPLVASHSGLQSAAHPVHGDCAIEAVAAGPPSSAGAAWAAKEEHRFTQARCC, encoded by the coding sequence ATGTCCGGTCCGAAACGCTTCTTCTCGGCCGCGGTCTGGATCGGCGTCGCCCTCTTGGGCGCATCCGCCTATGCCATCCTGGCCCTCCATCGCGGCGAACCCCTCAATGCCATCTGGCTCTTGGCCGCCGCCGCGTGCAGCTACGCCATCGGCTACCGCTTCTATTCCAAATGGCTGTCCGCCAAAGTGCTGCTCCTGGACGAACGCAGGGCCACTCCGGCCATGGTCCACGAGGACGGCAAGGATTTCGTCCGCACCAACAAATGGATCGTCTTCGGGCACCACTTCGCCGCCATCAGCGGGCCCGGGCCCCTGGTGGGCCCCGTGCTGGCGGCCCAATTCGGGTATCTGCCCGGGGCCTTATGGCTCATGATCGGCGTCGTATTAGGCGGCGCGGTCCAGGATTTCCTGATCCTGTTCTGCTCCATCCGCCGCGGCGGCAAGTCGCTGGGCGAAATGGTGCAGGAGGAAATCGGCAAGCCCGCGGGCGCCATCGCCATGCTCGCCATCCTGTCCATCATGATCATCCTCATCGCCGTGCTCGGCCTGGTGGTGGTCAAGGCCCTGGCCGGCAGCCCTTGGGGAACCTTCACCATCGCGGCCACCATCCCCATCGCCCTTTTGATGGGCGTGTACCTCCGCTTTCTGCGCCCGGGCAAGGTGCTGGAAGTTTCCGTCATCGGCGTATTCCTGCTTCTGCTTTCGGTGTGGGGCGGCAAATTCGTTTACGCTTCCCCTTCGCTCTCCGCCGCCTTTAACTTCACCGGTCCGGCCCTGGCTTGGATCATCATCGGGTACGGGCTGGCGGCCTCCATCTTGCCCGTATGGCTTCTGCTCGCGCCACGCGATTACCTGAGTACCTTCATGAAGCTGGGCACCATCGCCGCTTTGGCCCTGGGCATCCTGGTGGTGCTTCCCGTACTGCAGCTCCCGCCCCTCACCCGCTTCATCGACGGCACCGGCCCGGTCTTCGCAGGGAAAATCTTCCCCTTCTGTTTCATCACCATCGCCTGCGGCGCCATCAGCGGATTCCACGCCCTGATCGCGAGCGGGACCACCCCCAAGCTGATTACGCGCGAGACCTATGCGCGTCCGGTCGGTTACGGGTGCATGCTGCTGGAATCGTCGGTGGCGGTGATGGCCTTGATCGCCGCCGCCACCTTGGAGCCGGGAGCCTATTTCGCCATCAATGCCCCGGCCGCAGCGGTGGGCGCCACCGCGGAAGCCGCGGTGAAGACCATTACCGATTGGGGCTTCCCGGTGACCACGGAAAGCATGGCCGCCCTCGCGCATGCGGTGGGGGAACCGACCTTGTTCGGACGCGCCGGCGGCGCGCCCACCTTGGCCTTGGGCATGGCCAAGATCTTTTCCTCCGCCTTGGGCGGGGATGCCTTGATGGGCCTTTGGTACCACTTCGCCATCATGTTCGAGGCCCTCTTCATCCTGACCACGGTGGACGCGGGAACGCGCGTGGGCCGCTTCCTGCTGCAAGCCTTCCTGGGGCAATTCTGGAAGCCCCTGGCGGATACGCGTTCCTATGCGGCCAACTTGCTGGCCAGCGGCCTGCTGGTGGCGGCCTGGGGATATTTCCTGTACCAAGGCGTGATCGATCCCCAGGGCGGCATCAATAGCCTGTGGCCCTTGTTCGGGATCGCCAACCAATTGCTGGCGGTGGTCGCGCTGTGCCTGGCCACCACGGTCATCCTCAAGATGGCGCGCCCGCGCCACGCCCTGGCCACGGTTCTGCCGTTGGCGTGGCTGTCCGTGGTCACCTTCACCGCGGGATTCCAGAAAATCTTCTCCGCCAGCCCGAAGATCGGCTTCCTGGCGGCGGCGCGAAAATTGGCCGGCGACATCGCCGCGGGAACGGTTCCCGCGGAAAAATTGGCCCTGACCCATCGCCTGATTTTCAACCAAAGGCTGGACGCGGCCGTGGCGGCGGCCTTCCTGCTGCTGGTGGGCGGCATCCTAGTAACCTCGGTGTTACGTTGGATCGGCCTCGCCTTCGGCGGGTCGGAAAAGGATTTGCGGGAGACGGCGCCGGTATGGCTGGAGGCGGAGATCCTCGCTGTGGAACGGGCCTCCGGCTTCTTCGGATGGATGTGGGCCGCCTTGCTTTTGATGGTGACGGTGTTGCGCCATCTGGCGGGGGAAGGCCCCGCCCATTTGGCTTCGCCTCTGTCCCCGCTCGTGGCCTCGCATTCGGGTTTGCAATCGGCTGCGCATCCGGTCCATGGCGATTGCGCCATCGAAGCCGTCGCCGCCGGTCCGCCCTCGTCCGCCGGCGCGGCCTGGGCCGCGAAAGAGGAACATCGATTCACCCAGGCGCGATGCTGCTGA
- a CDS encoding DUF3592 domain-containing protein, with product MNRPAIILAWVFATVGTLSLIGFAYAMTSEVRFLRHAVAMEGRVVGLPDRATDQPIYLYEFPAGTVRRGRSLGGSSSDQYLSGDRLPLYVDARDPDSAQIRRFDHQWLLPITLGTFAALFGGIGYGILGYGRRRRDLERKIRDRGVRIRADIVGIDSVSNFMVNGINPWRIQAQALIDRKVHRFASGNLWFDPSPYLDRNQVEVMYLAENPKKHWMDLTFLPEYAG from the coding sequence ATGAACCGACCCGCCATCATACTCGCTTGGGTTTTCGCAACCGTCGGCACGCTCTCCCTGATCGGCTTCGCCTATGCGATGACATCCGAAGTCCGATTCCTGCGCCACGCCGTGGCGATGGAAGGTCGCGTCGTCGGCCTTCCCGACCGTGCCACCGATCAGCCCATCTATCTTTACGAATTCCCCGCGGGAACGGTCCGGCGCGGACGCAGCCTCGGCGGTTCGAGTTCGGATCAGTACCTGAGCGGCGATCGCCTGCCGCTCTACGTGGACGCCCGCGATCCGGACTCGGCCCAGATCCGCAGGTTCGATCACCAATGGCTGCTTCCCATCACGCTGGGGACTTTCGCGGCCCTCTTCGGGGGCATCGGGTACGGCATCCTCGGGTATGGCCGGCGCCGCCGGGATCTGGAACGGAAGATTCGGGACCGGGGCGTGCGCATCCGGGCCGATATCGTCGGCATCGACTCCGTATCCAACTTCATGGTCAACGGCATCAACCCTTGGCGCATCCAGGCCCAAGCCCTGATCGACAGGAAGGTCCACCGCTTCGCCAGCGGAAACCTTTGGTTCGATCCCTCGCCTTATCTCGATCGCAACCAAGTGGAAGTGATGTACCTGGCGGAGAATCCGAAAAAGCATTGGATGGACCTGACCTTCCTTCCCGAATACGCGGGATAA
- a CDS encoding RNA polymerase sigma factor RpoD/SigA, which translates to MSYTSHDESLKRYMEDIRKTRPISREEEQKLFDRCRKGDLTARNRIIKANMRFVLKVALQYRGCPIPLSDLVNEGSMGLIRAVESFDNSRGIKFISYAVWWMKAYITKAINETGSMIRLPANQCLRVRKALKEQGQGKEMEEEVRGLIQTAGRGLSFDAPMGPDTTTSFQEVLRDERAQNPEDELEKNATGELVREILSELPEREAQVITGLFGMDQNAPQTLREVGVGLNISHERVRQLRDQALRRMRASNAFGRLTNKYQGYLQAMVGA; encoded by the coding sequence ATGTCTTATACCTCCCATGACGAATCTCTGAAGCGTTATATGGAAGATATCCGTAAGACGCGCCCCATCTCCCGCGAAGAAGAACAGAAGCTGTTCGATCGCTGCCGCAAGGGTGATCTCACCGCGCGCAACCGGATCATCAAAGCCAACATGCGCTTCGTGCTCAAGGTGGCCTTGCAATACCGCGGCTGCCCGATCCCGCTTTCCGACCTCGTGAACGAAGGCTCCATGGGCCTCATCCGCGCGGTCGAGAGCTTCGACAATTCCCGCGGCATCAAGTTCATCTCCTACGCGGTATGGTGGATGAAGGCCTATATCACCAAAGCCATCAACGAGACCGGATCCATGATCCGCTTGCCGGCGAACCAGTGCCTGCGCGTGCGCAAGGCCCTGAAGGAGCAAGGGCAAGGCAAGGAGATGGAAGAAGAGGTGCGGGGCCTGATCCAGACCGCCGGCCGCGGCTTGTCCTTCGACGCGCCCATGGGCCCGGACACCACCACTTCGTTCCAGGAAGTGCTGCGCGACGAGCGCGCGCAGAACCCCGAAGACGAGCTGGAGAAGAACGCCACCGGCGAGCTGGTGCGCGAAATCCTCTCCGAGCTGCCCGAGCGCGAAGCGCAGGTGATCACCGGCCTGTTCGGCATGGACCAGAACGCGCCGCAGACCTTGCGCGAAGTGGGCGTCGGCCTGAATATCTCGCATGAGCGCGTGCGCCAATTGCGGGACCAGGCGCTGCGCCGCATGCGCGCCAGCAACGCCTTCGGCCGCTTGACCAACAAGTACCAGGGCTATTTACAAGCCATGGTCGGCGCGTAA
- a CDS encoding DUF433 domain-containing protein — MNSAASASGRIQSNPSILGGKPFIRDTRLSVEFLQGLLATGWSPSRILEVYQYLEDADLAAMGRGPASR; from the coding sequence ATGAATTCTGCAGCTTCCGCATCCGGCCGAATCCAGTCAAACCCTTCGATTTTAGGAGGGAAGCCCTTTATCCGGGATACCCGCCTTTCGGTGGAGTTCCTGCAAGGCCTCTTGGCCACCGGATGGTCCCCTTCCCGTATCCTGGAGGTCTACCAATACCTGGAGGACGCCGATTTGGCGGCCATGGGGCGGGGGCCGGCCTCCCGGTAA
- the ftsH gene encoding ATP-dependent zinc metalloprotease FtsH, translating into MPSPRDWFPVKEKEKPPEGGETGKPERSKGPANRNPPGSTGNRFLIWYLLGMVGIMLAARSLAPRMGDGMIPYSSFKEKLRAGEINKVEIGADLIVGMPKLKGTDPKSLAKAAPVRAVMPGEDASLIPMLDSLKVEYSARPEEGKGFLPMLLTWVFPALFFLGIWSFISKRAGGAAGAGLFSMGKSRAQVVEEGEVSTTFEDAAGVDEAKEELMEVIDFLKAPAKYLAIGGRVPKGVLLVGPPGTGKTLLARAAAGEAKVPFFRISGSDFVEMIVGVGAARVRDLFKQAREKAPCIVFIDELDAIGKSRSNSLSGHDEREQTLNQLLVEMDGFDPRVGVIILAATNRPETLDSALLRPGRFDRHILVDKPDLAGREAILKRHARGVKTEENIDLAAIARKTPGFVGADLSNVINEAALLAVKARREKVAQEDLDEAIEKVMAGLKKKNSLMTPQEKERVAHHETGHALVAAFTPGADPVEKISIIPRGLGALGFTWQLPTEERFLMTESQLLARIDVLLGGRAAEEISYGDVSTGAANDLGRATEIARQMIMEHGMNDRFRNMVLRGPKIGVGGGALPENFGPREFSESTQRYVDESIADILRERYAHANEILRARPELLEKVSRALLEKETLTQAEFQSLVRGNAEPDQGAPDREREAEAADAGWRSRH; encoded by the coding sequence ATGCCCTCCCCCCGAGATTGGTTTCCGGTTAAGGAAAAGGAAAAACCTCCCGAAGGCGGGGAGACAGGCAAACCTGAGCGGAGTAAGGGTCCCGCCAACCGGAACCCGCCAGGGTCCACCGGCAACCGCTTCCTCATCTGGTACCTGCTGGGCATGGTCGGCATCATGCTGGCCGCGCGTTCCTTGGCGCCGCGCATGGGCGACGGGATGATCCCCTATAGCTCCTTCAAGGAAAAGCTGCGGGCGGGGGAAATCAACAAGGTGGAAATCGGGGCCGATCTCATCGTAGGGATGCCCAAATTGAAAGGCACCGATCCCAAATCCCTGGCCAAGGCCGCTCCCGTGCGGGCGGTGATGCCCGGGGAAGATGCCAGCCTCATCCCCATGCTCGACTCCCTCAAGGTGGAGTACTCCGCCCGTCCGGAGGAAGGCAAGGGCTTCCTACCCATGCTTTTGACTTGGGTGTTCCCCGCCCTATTCTTCCTGGGGATATGGAGCTTCATCTCCAAGCGCGCGGGCGGCGCCGCGGGCGCCGGATTGTTCTCCATGGGGAAATCCCGAGCGCAAGTGGTCGAAGAAGGCGAGGTCAGCACCACTTTCGAGGACGCCGCCGGCGTCGACGAAGCCAAGGAAGAGTTGATGGAAGTGATCGATTTCCTGAAAGCTCCCGCCAAATACCTGGCCATCGGCGGACGCGTGCCCAAGGGCGTATTGCTGGTGGGCCCTCCCGGGACCGGCAAGACCCTGCTGGCGCGCGCGGCGGCGGGCGAGGCCAAGGTCCCGTTCTTCCGCATCAGCGGATCGGATTTCGTCGAGATGATCGTGGGCGTGGGCGCGGCCCGCGTGCGCGATCTGTTCAAGCAAGCGCGCGAAAAGGCCCCCTGCATCGTCTTCATCGACGAGCTGGATGCCATCGGGAAAAGCCGCAGCAATTCCCTCAGCGGGCACGATGAGCGCGAGCAGACCCTGAACCAGTTGCTGGTTGAGATGGACGGATTCGATCCGCGCGTGGGCGTGATCATCCTGGCGGCCACCAACCGGCCCGAGACCTTGGATTCGGCCCTGTTGCGGCCGGGCCGATTCGATCGGCACATCCTGGTGGACAAGCCCGATCTGGCCGGGCGCGAAGCCATCCTGAAGCGGCATGCGCGCGGGGTGAAGACCGAGGAGAACATCGATCTGGCCGCCATCGCCCGCAAGACGCCGGGATTCGTGGGGGCGGATCTGTCCAACGTCATCAATGAAGCGGCCCTGTTGGCCGTGAAGGCCCGGCGGGAAAAGGTGGCCCAGGAGGATCTCGACGAAGCCATCGAGAAGGTGATGGCCGGGCTCAAGAAAAAGAACAGCCTGATGACGCCGCAGGAGAAGGAGCGGGTGGCGCATCATGAAACCGGGCACGCCCTGGTGGCCGCTTTTACCCCGGGAGCCGATCCGGTGGAGAAGATATCCATCATCCCGCGCGGGTTGGGGGCCTTGGGTTTCACCTGGCAATTGCCTACCGAAGAACGCTTCCTGATGACGGAAAGCCAGCTGCTGGCGCGCATCGACGTGCTCTTGGGCGGGCGCGCCGCGGAGGAAATCTCCTACGGGGACGTCTCCACGGGAGCGGCCAACGATTTGGGGCGGGCCACCGAAATCGCCCGCCAGATGATCATGGAGCATGGCATGAACGATCGTTTCCGGAACATGGTGCTCCGCGGCCCAAAAATCGGGGTGGGCGGCGGGGCCTTGCCCGAGAACTTCGGACCGAGGGAATTTTCCGAATCAACCCAGCGCTACGTGGACGAGTCCATCGCCGACATCCTGCGCGAACGCTACGCGCATGCGAACGAGATCCTGCGCGCCCGCCCGGAGTTGCTGGAAAAGGTGTCGCGGGCGCTGCTCGAGAAGGAGACCTTGACCCAGGCCGAGTTCCAGTCCCTCGTACGGGGGAACGCCGAACCGGATCAAGGGGCCCCGGATCGCGAACGCGAGGCTGAAGCCGCGGATGCCGGTTGGCGCTCCAGGCATTGA
- a CDS encoding cation:proton antiporter has protein sequence MSHLSFLHDLAVVIIVSGLVTILCHRFRQPVVLGYIVAGVIIGPHTPPFPLIKDDAAIQTLSELGVLFLMFSLGLEFSLRKLRQVGATAFLAASLEIIVMTAIGFAIGRAFLWSRMDSLFLGAIISISSTTIIMKALQEQGLRGEDFANLVFGILIVEDILGMVLIATLSGIARTGSLQSWDAILMVGKLAVFLISSLVLGLILVPRLVHFVARFKSQEMLLITVLGLCFGFCLVTVQLGFSLALGAFLIGAILAESREIGKIEDLMIPLRDMFSAVFFVSVGLLIDPRLLLQYAWPIAIITCAVIAGQVLTSFLGTYLAGHNMRTSMRVGMSLSQIGEFSFIIAALGLSLKVTSGFLYPIAVSVSAVTTLVTPYLLRGSDPFVSWLERKLPPTAHSYLNLYSRWLGQFSQGRKDSQVRAILRRIAGQLGIFLGLIGGAILSAVLLSRILLRYFPSLWPWRNTVNSFLWAAALLAAMPVYLSAYRKLKALGMILSELGITDAMGGSRKTEVRAVVANAILVFGLMALAAFSIALSWAVLPRGYILWILLALAALLMWWLRTPLNQIYFQGKAALAETFAQPAAASELASGPVARAVPHLLKEARLETVLLAAGMPGAGRTPRELDLKKRTGAFLVGIEREGLEIVNPDADEMLLANDQLLLLGSREQLDAARSALAGAPTGGEATLSG, from the coding sequence ATGTCCCATCTTTCCTTCCTGCACGATTTAGCCGTCGTCATCATCGTCTCGGGACTGGTCACCATCCTTTGCCATCGCTTCCGGCAGCCGGTGGTGCTGGGGTACATCGTGGCCGGGGTTATCATCGGCCCGCATACGCCCCCGTTCCCCCTGATCAAGGACGATGCGGCCATCCAGACTTTATCGGAACTGGGCGTGCTCTTCCTCATGTTCAGCCTGGGCCTGGAATTCAGCCTGCGCAAGCTGCGCCAGGTGGGCGCGACCGCCTTCCTGGCCGCTTCCCTGGAGATCATCGTGATGACGGCGATCGGCTTCGCGATCGGGCGGGCCTTCCTTTGGTCGCGCATGGACAGCCTGTTCCTGGGAGCCATCATCTCCATCTCCTCGACCACCATCATCATGAAGGCGCTCCAGGAGCAGGGGCTGCGGGGAGAGGATTTCGCGAATCTGGTATTCGGCATCCTCATCGTGGAAGATATCCTGGGCATGGTGCTCATCGCCACGCTCTCGGGCATCGCCCGCACCGGCAGCTTGCAATCCTGGGACGCCATTCTGATGGTGGGCAAGCTCGCCGTCTTCCTGATTTCCTCCCTGGTGCTGGGATTGATCCTGGTGCCGCGCTTGGTGCACTTCGTGGCGCGCTTCAAAAGCCAGGAGATGCTGCTCATCACCGTGCTGGGCCTATGCTTCGGCTTCTGCCTGGTGACGGTGCAATTGGGCTTCAGCCTGGCCTTGGGGGCGTTCTTGATCGGGGCGATCCTGGCGGAGTCCCGCGAGATCGGCAAGATAGAGGATCTGATGATCCCCCTCCGGGACATGTTCAGCGCAGTGTTCTTCGTTTCCGTGGGGCTGCTGATCGATCCGCGCCTCCTGTTGCAATACGCCTGGCCCATCGCCATCATCACCTGCGCCGTCATCGCCGGGCAGGTCCTCACCAGCTTTCTGGGGACCTACCTGGCCGGCCATAACATGCGCACCTCCATGCGGGTGGGCATGAGCCTTTCCCAGATCGGGGAATTCTCCTTCATCATCGCGGCTTTGGGCCTTTCCCTCAAGGTCACCAGCGGCTTCCTTTATCCCATCGCCGTGAGCGTCTCGGCGGTAACCACCTTGGTGACGCCCTATCTGCTGCGCGGCTCGGACCCTTTCGTTTCGTGGCTGGAACGCAAGCTGCCGCCTACGGCGCATTCCTATCTGAACCTGTACAGCCGCTGGTTGGGGCAGTTCTCGCAAGGCCGCAAGGACAGCCAGGTGCGCGCCATCCTGCGGCGCATCGCCGGGCAGTTGGGAATCTTCCTGGGGCTGATCGGCGGAGCCATCCTGTCGGCGGTGCTGCTCTCGCGCATCCTCCTGCGCTATTTCCCGTCCCTTTGGCCCTGGCGTAACACGGTCAATTCCTTCCTTTGGGCCGCGGCGCTGCTGGCGGCCATGCCGGTCTATCTCTCCGCCTACCGCAAGCTGAAGGCCCTCGGGATGATCCTTTCCGAACTGGGCATCACCGATGCCATGGGCGGGTCGCGTAAAACCGAAGTGCGGGCGGTGGTGGCCAATGCCATCCTGGTATTCGGGCTGATGGCGCTGGCCGCTTTCAGCATCGCCTTGAGTTGGGCCGTCCTGCCTCGCGGTTATATCCTCTGGATCCTGCTCGCCTTGGCCGCGCTCTTGATGTGGTGGCTGCGCACGCCCCTCAACCAGATCTATTTCCAAGGGAAGGCGGCCTTGGCCGAGACCTTCGCCCAGCCGGCGGCGGCTTCCGAGCTCGCTTCCGGCCCCGTGGCGCGCGCGGTCCCCCACCTGCTGAAAGAGGCGCGTCTGGAAACCGTGCTCTTGGCCGCAGGGATGCCGGGCGCGGGCCGGACGCCGCGGGAACTGGACCTCAAGAAGCGGACAGGGGCCTTCCTGGTGGGGATCGAACGCGAGGGCCTGGAAATCGTGAACCCGGACGCGGACGAAATGCTTCTTGCCAACGATCAATTGCTGCTGCTGGGCAGCCGCGAGCAGTTGGACGCGGCCCGTTCCGCGCTGGCGGGCGCCCCCACGGGGGGCGAGGCGACCCTTTCGGGGTGA
- the yaeI gene encoding phosphodiesterase YaeI yields MLALAAYACFVEPHWIRVRQTPIRIASVPYSWRIVHLTDLHLSPAVSLDYLEGAFRQAIAQRPDLICITGDFFTDRLEGREAYAATLRILSRAAPTFACPGNHDGGKWAHARGGPSDPAELRGLLKEAGIRLLENEDTILTLPAGRILIGGLGDIWAERCDPGLIRADFDSSSAPLKILMTHNPDSKSRAAAIRWDLLLAGHTHGGQFSLPFVGTPLAPVGDKRFVNGLYSYTGRPFYVSPGVGNLHGVRFNCRPEISVLDLSR; encoded by the coding sequence ATGCTCGCGCTTGCCGCTTACGCTTGCTTCGTAGAACCCCATTGGATCCGGGTCCGCCAAACCCCCATCCGCATCGCTTCCGTTCCTTACTCGTGGCGCATCGTCCATCTGACGGATCTCCACCTCTCCCCCGCCGTGTCCTTGGATTACCTGGAAGGGGCGTTCCGCCAAGCCATCGCGCAACGTCCCGATCTGATCTGCATCACCGGCGATTTCTTCACGGATCGCCTGGAAGGCCGCGAGGCTTACGCCGCAACGCTCCGCATCCTTTCCCGGGCGGCGCCGACCTTCGCTTGCCCGGGGAACCATGACGGAGGCAAGTGGGCCCACGCTCGGGGAGGGCCTTCCGACCCGGCCGAACTCCGCGGGCTATTGAAAGAGGCCGGAATCCGCCTGCTGGAGAACGAGGATACGATCCTGACCTTGCCGGCGGGCCGGATTCTGATCGGAGGGCTCGGGGACATCTGGGCGGAACGATGCGACCCGGGTCTCATCCGGGCGGATTTCGATTCCTCTTCCGCGCCGCTCAAAATCCTGATGACGCACAACCCCGATTCCAAATCGCGAGCGGCGGCGATCCGATGGGACTTGCTTTTGGCCGGGCATACCCACGGCGGCCAATTCAGCCTTCCCTTCGTGGGGACGCCCTTAGCCCCAGTAGGGGACAAACGCTTCGTAAACGGGCTCTACTCCTATACGGGCCGGCCCTTCTATGTCTCCCCTGGAGTCGGAAATCTGCACGGAGTCCGCTTCAATTGCCGGCCGGAAATCTCGGTCCTGGATTTGTCCCGTTGA
- a CDS encoding RNA polymerase sigma factor, whose amino-acid sequence MSTSDPMAPALDFEAINAPDFLGRLRESGAAGQRAFGELVRVTHAKFLGFIRRQLASPEECQEVLQETYLAVHKGLVSFKGDSKLTTWMFSLAHHKICDRIGDRQRSHVELTENREAALSTESADDALAGATAWDASPDRLSARNAVEALIGKAIDTLPDQARQVYQLRDVEGLSGEETAAVTGMTPENVRVQLHRARRKIVDWVQEKMTGAAAAGPGMAS is encoded by the coding sequence TTGAGCACCTCCGATCCCATGGCACCGGCCTTGGATTTCGAGGCCATTAACGCCCCGGATTTCCTGGGGCGTTTACGGGAATCGGGGGCTGCGGGCCAACGGGCCTTCGGAGAGCTGGTGCGCGTCACCCACGCCAAATTCCTGGGATTCATCCGCCGGCAATTGGCGTCGCCGGAGGAATGCCAGGAAGTGTTACAGGAAACCTACCTGGCCGTGCATAAAGGGCTGGTGAGCTTCAAAGGCGATTCCAAGCTGACCACCTGGATGTTCAGCCTGGCGCACCATAAGATTTGCGATCGCATCGGGGATCGCCAGCGTTCCCATGTGGAGCTGACGGAAAACCGCGAGGCGGCCTTGAGCACCGAATCGGCCGACGACGCCTTGGCGGGGGCGACCGCCTGGGACGCCTCGCCCGATCGGCTTTCGGCGCGCAATGCGGTGGAAGCGCTGATCGGCAAGGCCATCGACACCCTTCCCGATCAGGCCCGGCAGGTCTACCAATTGCGGGACGTGGAAGGACTTTCGGGAGAAGAGACCGCGGCCGTGACGGGGATGACGCCGGAAAACGTGCGCGTGCAATTGCACCGGGCGCGACGGAAAATCGTGGATTGGGTGCAGGAGAAGATGACGGGGGCCGCGGCCGCCGGGCCGGGGATGGCGTCATGA
- a CDS encoding zf-HC2 domain-containing protein → MNVFYNMLYTCDQVRDFMYDYLEGHLPMLTSIRYHLHLNACPACREYLFLYRKAANAEQFRKENPPPDELLSTTLDFLKREGIVGEEDAGTVPEGPRPSG, encoded by the coding sequence ATGAACGTTTTCTATAACATGCTTTATACCTGCGACCAGGTGCGCGACTTCATGTACGACTACCTGGAGGGGCATTTGCCCATGCTCACCTCCATCCGCTACCACCTGCATTTGAACGCCTGCCCGGCCTGCCGGGAGTACCTGTTCCTTTACCGCAAGGCCGCCAATGCCGAACAATTCCGCAAGGAAAATCCCCCGCCGGACGAGTTGCTCTCGACCACGCTGGATTTCCTGAAGCGGGAAGGCATCGTGGGCGAAGAGGATGCGGGAACGGTTCCGGAAGGCCCTCGCCCCTCCGGTTAA